The proteins below are encoded in one region of Effusibacillus dendaii:
- the yfmH gene encoding EF-P 5-aminopentanol modification-associated protein YfmH, translating into MREIRYEQLQETLYQEQLNNGLQVYILPKPEYNQAYATFTTKYGSIDRQFIIPDQTEAVTVPDGIAHFLEHKMFEEEEGDVFNDFAKFGASANAFTSFDITTYLFSATDHLDENLEILLDFVQRPYLTDENVEKEKGIIGQEIQMYDDNPDWRSYFGVLQGLFKNHPIRIDIAGTIESISKITKETLMDCYKTFYHPSNMLLFVVGPYNPEKTIELIKRNQAAKTFQPQGEIRRIFPDEPREAFQAKVETRLPVSIPRCLFGFKEVNPGVSGRQLLVRELATAVGFDTLFSRSANLFNRLFNEGLIDKGFTWEYEVTPSYGFSIIGGNTKDPDRVMSIINGELERIRQQGVKRDAFELSRKKMIGKFLEGIESPRYIARNFTSYKFKEADFFESISVLEKLTHDQVNERLKEHFDPIAQTVSLVLPNAQEH; encoded by the coding sequence ATGCGTGAAATACGATACGAACAACTACAGGAAACCCTTTATCAGGAACAGTTGAATAACGGGTTGCAGGTATACATTTTGCCAAAACCGGAATACAATCAGGCGTACGCCACGTTTACAACAAAATACGGGTCGATCGACCGTCAATTTATCATTCCCGACCAAACCGAAGCGGTCACCGTACCGGATGGAATTGCCCATTTTCTGGAACATAAAATGTTTGAGGAAGAAGAAGGGGACGTTTTCAACGATTTTGCAAAATTCGGTGCCTCTGCTAATGCGTTCACCTCGTTTGACATCACGACCTATCTGTTTTCGGCGACCGATCATCTGGATGAGAATTTGGAGATCCTGCTTGACTTTGTGCAGCGGCCTTATCTGACGGACGAAAATGTGGAAAAGGAAAAAGGAATTATTGGGCAAGAGATTCAAATGTATGATGACAATCCGGATTGGCGGTCTTATTTTGGTGTGCTGCAGGGACTTTTTAAAAATCATCCGATCCGAATTGATATTGCCGGTACGATCGAAAGCATTTCCAAAATTACAAAGGAAACATTGATGGACTGTTACAAAACGTTTTACCATCCCAGCAACATGCTTCTGTTTGTGGTAGGCCCCTATAACCCGGAAAAAACGATTGAGTTAATCAAGCGGAATCAAGCGGCTAAAACGTTTCAACCGCAAGGGGAAATTCGCCGGATATTCCCGGATGAACCGCGGGAAGCATTTCAAGCGAAGGTGGAAACACGGCTTCCGGTATCGATTCCCCGCTGTCTGTTCGGGTTTAAAGAGGTGAATCCGGGCGTATCGGGACGGCAGCTGTTAGTTCGGGAACTGGCAACTGCAGTTGGATTTGACACGCTGTTCTCGCGCAGTGCAAACCTGTTTAACCGTTTGTTTAACGAAGGCCTGATTGACAAGGGATTTACGTGGGAGTATGAAGTGACTCCTTCTTATGGTTTTTCGATTATAGGCGGCAACACAAAAGATCCGGATCGTGTGATGTCAATCATTAACGGCGAATTGGAACGTATCCGCCAACAGGGAGTCAAAAGGGATGCGTTTGAATTGAGCCGCAAAAAAATGATTGGCAAGTTTTTGGAAGGCATCGAATCTCCCCGATACATTGCGCGAAACTTTACATCATATAAGTTCAAGGAAGCCGATTTTTTTGAGTCCATTTCCGTATTGGAAAAATTGACGCATGATCAGGTAAATGAAAGGTTAAAGGAGCATTTTGACCCAATCGCCCAGACCGTTTCGCTCGTA
- the yfmF gene encoding EF-P 5-aminopentanol modification-associated protein YfmF, whose translation MQRFVSDTIGGFHIHLLSTSKYKLNTIVVAFHTDLEEFKATQQALIPHVLMRGSEQHPTAESIQLSLSELYGATLTGGVSKRGERQIVEFLLRVVNEKYLTSGEPLFEKGLGLLAEMLFRPALEGGKFKQEFVEKEKEQHVKRIDSLFDDKIVYANERCLEEMTDGERFSIPKLGRKSDLDRIDAANLYSAYRELIRTAPAHVYVVGNLEMDAVKPLLQKYLAVERQPNSALQPTKTNVMPQQVKEVIDRLNVTQGKLNIGMRTSITQSNDLYPALMMYNGILGGFPHSKLFVNVREKASLAYYASSRLESYKGLLYIQSGIQIPQYQKTLDIIKKQIQDMQDGNITDIEIEFTRNGLVNALQTLQDSADGLIDMHTGGVVSGRQRTIEELIEQIRQTGKDDIVNVAQQVRMDTIYFLRDREGVTANA comes from the coding sequence TTGCAGCGATTTGTGTCTGATACAATTGGCGGTTTCCATATCCATTTGCTTTCCACTTCCAAATATAAGTTGAACACGATAGTGGTTGCTTTTCATACCGATTTGGAAGAATTTAAGGCAACGCAACAGGCACTTATTCCTCATGTTCTGATGCGGGGAAGTGAACAACACCCGACAGCCGAATCGATTCAATTGAGCCTGTCGGAACTATATGGAGCCACGTTGACCGGCGGCGTATCCAAAAGAGGAGAGCGCCAGATCGTCGAATTTTTACTGCGGGTGGTGAATGAAAAATATTTGACGAGCGGGGAACCGCTTTTTGAAAAAGGGCTTGGTCTGTTGGCGGAAATGTTATTTCGTCCGGCGCTGGAAGGAGGCAAATTTAAACAGGAGTTTGTAGAAAAAGAAAAGGAACAGCATGTGAAGCGCATCGATTCGCTGTTCGATGATAAAATCGTTTACGCAAATGAACGATGCCTGGAAGAAATGACAGACGGAGAACGGTTTTCGATCCCGAAATTGGGCAGAAAATCAGATTTGGATCGAATTGATGCAGCGAACCTGTATAGCGCCTACCGGGAATTAATCAGGACGGCTCCTGCGCATGTGTATGTGGTAGGAAATTTGGAAATGGATGCGGTCAAGCCGCTTTTGCAAAAATATTTGGCCGTGGAACGACAGCCGAACAGCGCTTTACAACCGACCAAAACGAATGTAATGCCCCAGCAAGTCAAAGAGGTGATCGATCGGCTAAATGTTACGCAGGGCAAACTGAACATCGGAATGCGTACCAGCATAACTCAATCGAATGATTTATATCCGGCTTTGATGATGTATAACGGGATTCTCGGCGGATTTCCTCATTCCAAGCTGTTTGTCAATGTACGGGAAAAGGCGTCTCTCGCTTATTATGCGTCGAGCCGGTTGGAATCCTACAAAGGACTTTTGTACATTCAATCGGGCATTCAGATTCCTCAATATCAGAAAACGCTCGATATCATCAAGAAACAGATTCAAGATATGCAGGATGGGAACATCACGGACATTGAAATAGAATTCACGCGCAACGGTTTGGTTAATGCCTTGCAAACTTTGCAGGATTCGGCAGATGGCTTGATCGATATGCATACGGGCGGCGTTGTCTCGGGGCGGCAGCGGACGATTGAAGAATTGATCGAACAGATCCGCCAGACCGGAAAAGACGATATCGTAAACGTAGCGCAGCAGGTTCGTATGGATACGATCTACTTCTTGCGCGACCGGGAAGGAGTGACAGCAAATGCGTGA